CGAAGAGGCGggtatatagttaacgccccaatgACACGTTGATAAAAcgtacgcccgatggggcgtaGCTGAAGTTAACGCCTGGAATCAGGCGGTTATATAGCTAACGCCCCATTCATGCggttatatagttaacgccccaatgGAGCATTTTCTTTGTGAAGTTCGAGCAGCGTCTCCATTTTATTATGAAGTTCGAAACAGAAGGGAGTTTCTCCAAGCAGCTTCCATTACATTTTTGAGATGGAACTCCAAAGGATTCCAGTGACAACACAAGGAAGTGGTGGTGTTAAACGATGTTTTGACATTGCACGCATGGATGGAGTGACTTTGGGGTTAAGCTTTTCCTGTAATCAGATGGTCGTAAATTAGGAGATATTAATGAGGATCATCGGAGCTTCTGGTGATGAACTGGTTTTCCGTGAGATTGAGCTACTGGTGGAGGAAGGTCAGGAGATAGATGGTTATTTCTGTGGCTAAATGGAGTTTGGGAATCAATGGAGATGTTTCTGTCGAATAATGGAAACTGCAGTCAGGGATGGAGTCAGTGGTGGTGACTATGAGTTCAGAGGTTGTTGCATGGGTGTTGAAGAATCTGGTGCGGCAACAATTCCGTGGTGGTAATCATTCACCGTGTAATCGATGGAGCAAAGATGAGATACCGGTGTTGCTAGAGTTAAAGGAAGGAGAGTTATGTCTCGGCTGATCTGTTGTTGTTCGAAGTGATTCTAtggactttacgtacgccccatggggcgtagattatacaaacgccccttcTCCCTGCGTAAATTTTATGAACGCCCCACATCGGGCgtaatctttaccaacgccccatatcgagcgtaatgtttatcaacgcctgaatgaggcgCACTTTATACCTCCGCTCCACAACCAAACGAAGACTATAACTCcgctcgactaaatatactcGCCTCCCACTGCGTCACGCAACGGACTAAACTAAAATTTGGTCGTTcattttagtctttgatctttgggtttagtcgcaccactgcagttgctcttagtctttataagtttaagttcagaaatcatcttcagatatataaccttcttaagttaacacactaggttcgcggacttaagcaaccgggcagagtttacaaactccagcagaaaatctcggcaaagattttccgccggttcgcggactgggttcgcgcaacatgtttgtcaactccagcagaatttcttgggatgagaagttcggaagttcacggacttggcaacaagccattcttccggtttctcttgatcaacaaagtttgcaaactttggttcaaggaataggacttatgcacatatgtgtttccacaacaatacttatgtccatcattggttatgtaatctaaactctcattccaaccattgaaacattcttagaggacgttatatagttgttacaccatttctcgtcaaagcaattttcaaagtgattgaaacatatcatgacttacatcactaggtaaagataaacatggtagaagcgaaacgcttaccaacacatatttcgagatatagataggcgaggtatactcggctcgaaataccaaatgtgtataatctaagtctatatatagcatactactttttgtctcaagaagtaggagatagagtatatatacttttgagtgacagataagttcaagtcttcacatacctttttgtcgagaagttccatcggttccttgagtagttcttcttctggtatgatgaatcaccatgaagtacttgatctcaattacactttatatcctagtccgagacttagctatagtagaatagaaatcaagacttatagtttgatcactaacattgacaaacatgcttgagatagcaacgcatgtgagttcgaccgagcaattctctaacacaaGTAAGATCCGTTTGATTCGTAAATGTACAAAGTAAGATCCGTTTGATGCTTGTGTTTctcatagagttgtttaattgctcaTCATTGAATATAAAATGTGtctgaaccaattgaaacaaaatcggtttgattcgtaattgtacaaagtacttataaaagaatatattcatgaacatttaactacagtttgcaaagattacattctttAATttgtaaatgttttagttcatgagtatgagaatcatacatgaccgattttagaacttaaccaaatCCGTTCGCGTACTAGGTATGAAAATAAGAGCTTCTGGACTTTGGGATATTCAGTCGTTCGCATACTCGGTATGAAAACACCCATCCCGTACCCAACCCAGGTAGAACCATTCTCATACTAGGTATACATACTAGGTTCCCGGATTTTTCagataaaaccgttcgcatactaggtacacaaacaagttcactAGACCTGAattataccaaaacagtttgcatactaggtacgcatactgtgctgaTTCCCAGACATAGGTTTTGTATTAAACTCCaatttcaatctttgaaacatccttagaagacgacaatggttgtctcacacaaaccattagcttataagtaattttcaatcgATCGAATGATCAAAACGGAACATTTCAAGTCGACACCAAAtgattatctcacacaaatcatatgagATGTTTCAAGGCAGTTTCCACCTGATCATATTTTAAATTAtgatttagtttccaacaaataaattatttctaactaaactcgtcaagaatatgatgaacgtagctaaagcaaaaagcttccaacacatattttcagAAAAGATAACCGAGACAAACTCaactagaaatatcaaatgtgtataacataacttaatctcattagaagatagaataaaatagacttctgagtgatagataagttttaatctccacataccttttgttgatgaagttcctccaagatcccctcagtagatcttcatcttcaattagtAAACGTCGTGAAGTATGAATAtgaactacacttctatcctaatctgagaaatagctataagtagactagaaatcaagactatagtttttatcaactaaacttgacaaaaaagcccgagatagcaacgcttgcgagttcgaccgagcaatgttctaacaagataaactcatgatttaagattcaagctaagtctgcttagaaactaagcagttaacctccaccgttagatggtattagcttgatacatacaaatgaaatatatatgcctatatttatatatgggtaaccgtacctaaacatattgttgttggttcaacagtattcAACCGAAGTTATCCACATGAACACCTAtagcttagccatattcatctaatacCTCTAGacaaaatatgatgatcaatcaatcatgatagatagataatcaaatgaatctaaatgtattTCATAagtgttgttcaaatgttcatcatctcatagaagtatatatgaaccattttaaactaaatcggtttgattcatgattgtacaaagtaccacaagaatcaattcatgaaaattaagccacggattgcaaagttaattttcattccttatatcataaatgttttagttcatgagtatgaaaaccatataataccgattttagaacaacacctctgtgttcgcaaactgggcACGCAAACAGCACCTCCGGACCTTGGTCTTTTCTAGttgttcgcaaacccggttcgcgaacaactaTTCCGGACCTAACTCgtgtaaatccgttcgcatactaggtacgcaaataaGAGTTTCatacctgaatcatcacaatacagtttgcATACTGAGTATGCGtaccatgttgtatccagacatgggtaattgttctaaactcttattataatcattgaaacatccttaggaGACGACAATGATAATCATAAACATACCACTAGATTCAAGTAATTCTCAAGTGattaaatgatcaatacgaaactttccaagttcacatcaaatgattgtctcacacaaatcatataagatgttcaaggcgattttcacaagatcatattttgacttaacatttagtttccaacaaataaattgtttccaactaaactcgcaAAGAATACGatatgaacttagctaaagctaaaatatTTCAACATATATTTCGGGAAATGAATATACGATATCAATTccgatcgaaatatcaaatgtgtataatgtaaaagtatatatagttataagacttagtctcattagaagataaaatataatagacttctaagtgataggtAAGTTTTAATCTCCACAAACCTTTTGTTGATTAATTTCCTCCAAGCTTTTCAGTaaaccttcttcttcaattggtgaacgtcgtgaaatctaatgctcaactacacacttctatcctaatccgagacgcaACTGTAATTAGAATAGaaatcaaaaatatatatttgatcaactaaacttgacaaaaaagcttgagatagcaacacttgtgagttcgaccgagcaatgctctaacaatctgttTTAGTTCTAACCTTTCATCAGCAGCTTGTGAAGATAACAAATTAATTGGCCCAAAATCGAGCAAATAACTGTAAGAATCAAAACATGTAATTACGCACCTATCGCATGTCGATTATAGAAATTCTGGGTTAGAGATTTGGATCTGTTTTGGTCCTAAAGTCAGCATGATTCATGTGAAACAACTATAATCCAACTGAATACATGTTGCTACCTGGCAACGGGAAACTATATATTCCTAAAACAAAGCTTACTTATTAAGCGTATGTAGAAAACCACATGAATTTGATCGTAGTATTCTAGTGTGATAACTGTTaaattttggtttggttttggtaGTCTCTCAAACCAAACAGAAACCAAAACTAATGGTAGAAATCGTTTAATATAAATCCTTAGATTATTTCATTTAAAGGCGTTACATCTTGGTCTAACCTTTTTATGTTCTTATAGATTTGCAGGTTTTCAGAGATTCGTAGGTTTACATGTTTTAAGAATTGATCAATTATTGTTATGACTGGTTTATTATTGTTGGATGTTCAAAACTGTCCATTTCTCTTAAAAATTTGAACCATCCGATCTTTGGAACCAACAGACTTCTTAATACTTTATTGTTACCAGTTTTGAAAAACCGTTGGTCTTACCCCAAACCAACTTtgtttggtttgattttcgatCAAACTGTTTACAAAAtggtttggcatagttttagaTTTCTATAAAGCATTCCCCATGATTTCGGCTGGTGTCATTGTAGTACATTGGTAAAACCactggtgatgataccagtggcCTGGATTCGAAACTCGCTAGCATcttaccgataaaaaaaaatctccatgATCTCGCTTTTGATAAAAGGACAAAATTGTACCAGATTAACTGTATAATTTGCAACCATGCCCACCATCATTTCTCTTTTTAGATTTCCTATGTAAGGAAACTTAACTTTTCTAATATATTCTTCGGAAAAGTTGTACTATCCTTGTTTCAGGAATAGTGAAAAGTGTCATTTTTTTCGAAACAGAAGGAGTATATTTGTGTTTATAACCTCTATGATTAGACGCATATCCCGGGATTCAAGCCCGCATAGAAAGTTCCAGAATTTTTCAAATACCTAGTTTCTCAAATTACTTTGACAGAAACGTTTCAACTATATATATAAGCACATGGTTCTAAATTCTAAGAGCATTCTATGTTTTCTAACCTGAAAAGAACAGATGTAATGCTTATATCAGTAAAACATCTCTCTCCAAGAAAAAAAATCCGTCCGTAGATGTAGATAGCTAGCTAAACCAAGTTAAATTCTTATCTCATTTAAGTCTTCTAACCATATTTtacttcttcatcatcaaatGGATCGTGTTGTTTTATGCCTAGAAATTATTTTTGGTACAATCAACTTCATTAACATAGATAACAAAATCCCTCCCATTTGATCGTATGATGTCATATTCCGTGTCCATGCTTTGACACGGTCCACACGGATTCTGCCGCCCCTTCTTCAAGCCGATTGGGCTAGGCCAGTGGGCCAAGCAAGAGCCTAGCTCTGAGGTCGGCGGATCAAACCTCCACTTTACCATGCAATGTAAtatccaaaaaaaagaaagaaaaaaaaagcgaGGAAATATCTGTACAACGTTACAGTGCTAATTAATGAGTTTCCCTTGTGCGTTAAACTGGATAATTCTTTCCCTTCATTCAAGTTAAGAGCGAAACAATTTCTCCAGTTTTTGCTGGGTTCAAAGCTTGTAACTTCAATACCCCTATTGTTCAGTAAACGCACTCCAGAAAACCATCACAGAGTGCAGTACGATTATAAACTTTTTTGACATTTAACATACTATTTTTTACAGTCAAAGCCAACTACGCATTTAAATTTTATCTTGAAACAAGTAAAAACATAGTGGAATTGAACTACTTGACAAGGAGGTCCAGGACATtgcttcctttttttcttttatgctgATATGAAGAGATGTACAAGTATATATGCAATGCCAATGAAGTGTACTCACGAGCTTCAGGCCTTCAACCTCCAAACTTACAGATATGTGTGCTAACTACTTTCCTTTGCATAAACACTGGTCTCTTCCGCAACCTTTTCCCACACATTTGCTATCTTCTCTGCGTAACCCACCTGTAAAAATACACCAAACGGTCTTTCAACATACAATTCTTTTTGTCTCGGCAAAAGCAATTATATTGATGAATCATAAAAGAATTTTACAACCAAAACAGCCACAGGTAACAAAGCCAAAAGGGTTGCAACTCAAAAGCTAGACAAATCTGAAGTAGGAAACATCAGGCACTTCCAGCCGAGTAACAAAACTAGGTATCGTGTTAAATTTCGACAGATTCCCTCTGCCAATAGTATCACCTTTTCTAGCCAGAGAATCTGCTGAGAATTCAGTCTTCCTAAAACAGTGCTTAAATTGAATCTGAAGGAGAGACCAACGAATGAAACTCCACCTAGACCAGAAAATCCAAGGTAACTTCCGTCTCATGAAGGCATGAATAATAGCCTAGAATATTGATCTTGTACTTATGAGTCTCAACTGTGCAATTCCAAGGATTTTAACATACAATTGATACACAAAAGAAAAGCATGCCCAAAGATTTTATAAGTTACCTGATTCATGACAAATCCTTTTATCATGCTCAAGAAGTCATCATGTCTTTCTTTATCCAATCTCTCTAGTTCACTCCTATTGTTTTCCTGCATTTTAGTCAGCACCAAGTCTTCATTATAATAAATTCTGGCAGAAAATTCTCGTATTCAGCATTATATCTACTGAAATGACGTAATTACTATATCCCGGCAACATATTATTACAGGGAACAAATAATCCATGTGAACATTAATGTTTTCATTTAAATTGGTCACTATGAATAAGTACGATACATGCATTCACTTGTTGATAGTTTGCACATCCAACAAGTGGTTGGACAACAAGCTCTCTAGGAGGAGTCAATTCTCTTTGCATCCTCGATATAAAAAGAACACACACATGAAGGCTTCCTGCTTACAGGGTTCTCTGCAGGCTCAATGTCTTGAAGGTAGTTCTCATATTTCATTGCTTAGcctttaaattaaaattaaaagtttgacTGCATGCTAGTGATTCCAATATTCCATGAATATTGTGGGCTCTTCACTTCAGCATGCACAACTTAGATGGTCCCTACTCTTGATCCAAAAACCAGAATAGGAATACATGATAAAAATGAAAACTCATTAACCAATGTGAAAATGACTTCGAttgtaagtattgaatcaagtcAGCAATAGAGAACATTAGAAAAATTGAACTGATATTACCTTGATTCTTTCATATTCTCTGACAGCAACCATCTTCGCGTCTTCAGTAACTCTTATGGTTTCCTTCAACTCCTCTACTTTGCGGATCCTAGATTTGTCACCACCAAATATTTTGGACGATGCAGCTTCGAGCTTTTCAGCTCTCAAATGCAAGGAAGACAGTTCTGATATGACAGTCTGTACTGTCAATAAAGCACTTGTACGATCTGAAAATGCACTGTCGACAGCCAACATCATTCCAAGATACTCATGTAGGGTGTCCTGTATTTAAATACCAAATCAGGGACTAAAAGAGACGATATATTTAATAAAATGGAGACTAGAGTGTGATTAAAAGTTCAAGTCCATCAAAAACTTGATAAGTTTGCCATGGATAATCTCAGTGAACAGGTCAACAAGTTCTGAAGTCAAATTTAAAAAGCATGTGCCTATGTTCTTGGCAAACCAGAAAGACTGCAAATAAGCTGCTATGTTTTCAATAGCCCCTCTTCTCGATCACAGACACAATTCAGTTCTAAGTTACTTGCAAATCAACTATACAGAATATTTCAAACTTCATTTCGTTAAAAATAAATATACTATACCAGATGTTTGACAGTGTGTGAATTCAGTTCTCGATAATATCTGCTTGCTTTCACAGCGGCTGTCGCAACACATTTCATATCCGCCGCCCGTGTTCTCTGACAATTATACACTGCCCTCTCGTTCTCAAATTTCGTCAATTTGACGAATGCTAGACCCAATTCTCCCATTGTTTCTCCTATATCTTGCTGAGCTTTCACAAGTCCCTCAGCCTGCACCACAAAAGAAAGAATTTAACTCGAATGACATATAAAAAAGACTGAAAAACAACATCAACGCTTAATCCTACCATCACACTATTTATTACCTGCTTAGATACATTGCTCAGTTGTTGCTCGAAATCACGaagcttttctttcttctctagaAACTCTTTATCCTCTTCAACCACAGGAGGTTTCGAACCTCCCCAATCATTTGTAACCGACTGTTTCAATTCTTTAAACATTCGCAATAAATCTCTACCTCCTTTCGCAGATTGACTAACTTCATTCGGAGCAACAACCGGAGTAGTATCACTAAACAACTGTCTAGGCAAATTCACTGCACCTTCCAGCATCCTCGAAGCTACATCTGTACTCGTCAACAACGGCAACTTCCCTTGAACTTGCAAAAACACCCTCAGTTCATCACTCTTTCTAATCACTGGATGAGCCGCCAATCTACACAAATACTTCTCCAACGCCACACGTCTTTGCTCCATAAACTCCTCTTTCTCCATCACTCTACTCTCCACCACACTCTTATCCGGCCTTGGAGGTATCAAATAACCTCTATAACCATCCGCCAACCTATCACTCAAAGTCACAACATCCCTAAACCTTCTCCTCACACTAAACTCTGATCCTCTATACTCAGGCAAATTCGTGGTCGTGTTAATCTGATAAGTAACATAACTACCACCACCAGGTACCAAAGAATTCGTCGTTTCAGTCTCATTCTGCGGATTCGACACTGAAATCTTCAAGTAATTGGTATTCAAATTGATTGAACCCGCCCTCGATAAATTCCTAAAACTCTCACCAGGTGAATCTTGACGACTAGAACTCCCAATCATGCTACCACCAACATTAAAATCACTATCTCCTCCTCCATTCTGATTCGTAAACGGACTGTATACAACATCAGCGTATGACGGTGGTTCTAAGTCTAAATTATCAAACAGAATAGGATTTTTCAGGTTtttcttctcatcttcttcttctttcagcggatgagaaatgaaatcagaattAGGTTTTCGATTACTACTATTATTTTTCACtcctaatgaagaagaagaagatggtgataATGGATGATGAGAGTCAGATAATACAGATGATTCCATGGCACTTTTATAAAGTAAAGAAGACGAAGGAGAAGAGCTTCCAttaacatcaacatcatcgttAAGAATAAGATTTTCCATTGAATCGTTCAGATTTGAGCTCTGATTATTTTGATTCTCAGAGCCCATCATTGTGCAAGAAATTTataaaaatcaaagaaattaTCAAAAATTGAAAAGTCTATAACTAACAGTCAAGGAAAGGAAAGAGACAAAGCGAGAGAGAAATTCGAACCAGTAGCTATGGAGCTgaaatatgaaccctaatttgtGATTagagtgaaaccctaatttgtgatTTTCTTCGTCATCATCAGATCAGAGTACAGGAGAGGCGAGATCGTGGtggagtgaagaagaaatttgTCAAAATGATGTGAAACGTGGCTTCTAGAAAGTGTGAATTTCAGTTTGACGTTTTCGAGGTgaggttaaaagtattttttactCACACTTTGTTTACACCGTGAGGTGTGGATTTTATGCCTGTTTGGGTCTGACTCGTGACCTGAATCTGACTCAGAATGCGATTcgttttttgtttcttgaaaaagaGTGTGATTCTGTTAAAGTCGGATATTTCTCATTTTCCCGATATCTGACTCGGCTCACACATTTGACATTTTTCCGTATCTGATTCGGGATCTGATTCAGGTCACACGTTTGACATGGAGCTATTTGAGTCGGGCCTCATTTTGTACCTGACTCGTTGGACACATATCTGGATTCAAAAAATTATACTACTCAGTTATTTTGAAATGGAATGAGAAAAACTTTATTATTTAACAATTTTTGAGTAAGATGCAACGATTCAGATTTGAATGAAATGAGTTAGACCCAGATGAGTAGTGAAGTGAAGTCGGATTCAGATGTAATGAGTCAGCTAAGTTATAAACAACAAAAACTTGATACCAGGTGAGAGATGTTATGGTTGTACGGTGGTTTATAGACAAGGGCATTCACAATCTAAATTCAAAACTTTTTTGAAATAATTAGCAAGCTCTACGAATTTTAATGACATAAAATCTGCAATGTCAAGGATCCGCCATCGTGATCCAAACTCCAAAGCCTTGCAATATGAAAAATGACATAAAATCTGCAATGTCAGAATAGGCAATGGCC
The nucleotide sequence above comes from Papaver somniferum cultivar HN1 unplaced genomic scaffold, ASM357369v1 unplaced-scaffold_115, whole genome shotgun sequence. Encoded proteins:
- the LOC113329159 gene encoding sorting nexin 2B-like, whose amino-acid sequence is MMGSENQNNQSSNLNDSMENLILNDDVDVNGSSSPSSSLLYKSAMESSVLSDSHHPLSPSSSSSLGVKNNSSNRKPNSDFISHPLKEEEDEKKNLKNPILFDNLDLEPPSYADVVYSPFTNQNGGGDSDFNVGGSMIGSSSRQDSPGESFRNLSRAGSINLNTNYLKISVSNPQNETETTNSLVPGGGSYVTYQINTTTNLPEYRGSEFSVRRRFRDVVTLSDRLADGYRGYLIPPRPDKSVVESRVMEKEEFMEQRRVALEKYLCRLAAHPVIRKSDELRVFLQVQGKLPLLTSTDVASRMLEGAVNLPRQLFSDTTPVVAPNEVSQSAKGGRDLLRMFKELKQSVTNDWGGSKPPVVEEDKEFLEKKEKLRDFEQQLSNVSKQAEGLVKAQQDIGETMGELGLAFVKLTKFENERAVYNCQRTRAADMKCVATAAVKASRYYRELNSHTVKHLDTLHEYLGMMLAVDSAFSDRTSALLTVQTVISELSSLHLRAEKLEAASSKIFGGDKSRIRKVEELKETIRVTEDAKMVAVREYERIKENNRSELERLDKERHDDFLSMIKGFVMNQVGYAEKIANVWEKVAEETSVYAKESS